GCAACGGCACGAAGCTCACCGGCTCCAGCTCCTCCTCGTGCCATTCATCGCCCTCGCGACGCAATCGCACCAGCCGCTGCGCGCCGGCCGGCCCCAGCGGCGCGACCAGCACGCCGCCATCGGACAGTTGATCCTTCAATGCGCGCGGCAACGATTCGCCGGCGGCCGTCAGCACGATCGCGTCGAACGGCGCCTCGGCCGGCCAGCCGATGTTGCCGTCGTCGTGGCGCGAGCGGATGTTCTCGATCTTCATGTTGCGGAACAGGCGCCGCGCCTTGCGCAGCAGTTCCTCGATGCGTTCGACGGTGTAAACCGTCTCCACCAGTTGCGCCAGCACCGCGGCCTGGTAACCGGAGCCGGTGCCGATTTCCAAAACGCGTTTGGGCGTGCCGTGCTCGATCAGCAGTTCGGTCATGCGCGCCACCACCCACGGCTGCGAGATGGTCTGGCCCAGCCCGATCGGCAGCGCGTTGTTCTCGTATGCGCGCGCCGACAGCGCCTCGTCGAGGAAAAGATGCCGCGGCATGGTGCGGATCACGTCCAGCACGCACGCATCCTTGATGCCTTCCGCGCGCAACGTCGCGACCAGCCGGTCGCGCGCGCGTTGCGAAGTCATGCCGTGGCCGCGCGCGGAGGTCGCCGCGACGCCGAACAGATGCGTCATGCCGCCTGCTCTCCCTGCAACTGCGCCGTCAAGCCGCCGATCCACTTCGATACGTTTTCCAGCGCCTGGAAGCGCGTCAGGTCGACGTGGATGGGCGTCACCGAAACGAAGCCGCGGCGCACCGCGTCGAAGTCGGTGCCGGGACCGGCATCGTCGGCATCGCCCGCGGCGCCGATCCACCACACCGTGCGTCCGCGCGGATCACGCTGCGCGATGCACGGCGAGGCGCGATGGCGGCTGCCGAGGCGCGTCACTTCGAAGCCCGTGATTTCCACCCACGGCCGGTCCGGCACGTTGACGTTGAGGATGGTGTCGGCGGGCAGTGGATCGACGAGCAGGCGCCGCATCAGCAGCGAAACGGCGCGCGCGGCGGAACCGAAATGATGGCCGCGGCCGTCGTGCTGTTCGCCGATGCCGGCCAGTGACACCGCGATGGCGGGCAGGCCGAGGAAGCGGCCTTCCATCGCCGCCGACACGGTGCCGGAATAGATCACGTCGTCGCCGAGGTTGGCGGAATTGTTGATGCCCGAGACCACGATGTCGGGTTCGTCGTCCAACAAACCCGAAAGCGCAAGGTGCACGCAATCGGTGGGCGTGCCGGCGACGCGATAGCGGCCGTCTTCCATTTGCGCCACGCGCACCGGCTGGTCGAGCGTGAGCGAGTTGCTGGCGCCGGAACGGTCGCGGTCGGGCGCGACGACGATGACTTCCCCGAGTTCCGCCAGATGTTCGGCGAGCACGAGGATGCCCGGCGCATCCACGCCATCGTCATTGCTCAACAGCACCCGCATCGTCGCCGAACCCCGAAAGTCATCGCTTCGCAGCGAACAAGTTTAGCGGAACGCGTTCGCCACACCGCCCGATCAATTGCTCGACGCCGGCGCCGGTGCAACGGTCGAAGCCGAAGATGGTCCGGCGCTCGCCGCGCGCGCAGGTCCGTTGACGACCTGGTAGAAAACCTCGCCCGGCTTGATCAGCCCCAGCTGCGAGCGCGCCCGCGCCTCGGCCGCGTCCTGGCCGTGCTTCAGGTCCTCGACGTCGGCGTGCAGCGCGTCGTTGCGCTGCTTCAGCTTGGCGTTCTCTGCCTGCTGTTCGGCGACGCGTGCGCGGATCGCGCGCAGGTCGCGCATGCCGCCGTCGCCGACCCACAACTTGACCTGCAAGCCGATCAGCAGGGCAATCAGGATTAGCGCAAGCCATTTGAGCAAGGGAGCCTCTGATTTTGCTCGTCATCCCGGAATCGCGAAGCGATATCCGGGATCCAGTGCCTCTATCCAGAGGCACATCATAAAGACACTGGATTCCCGGCTTCGCGGGAATGACGAAGTTCGAGATTGATCAGAGGTTCCACAACGGAACTCAGACTGGAAGTGCGGCCAGATTGGGATAGGCATCGCGGCCAGCATACTTCGCCTCAGGCCCGAGTTGTTCCTCGATCCGCAGCAACTGGTTGTACTTGGCGATGCGGTCGGAGCGGCACAGCGAACCGGTCTTGATCTGCGTGGACGTGGTCGCGACCGCGAGGTCGGCGATCGTGGTGTCCTCGGTTTCGCCCGAACGGTGCGACATCACCGCCGCGTACTTCGCCTGGTCCGCCATCGCCACGGCTTCCAGTGTTTCCGAAAGCGTGCCGATCTGGTTGACCTTGATCAGGATCGCGTTGGCGATGTGGTTGGCGATGCCGTCGCGGAAAATTGCGGGATTGGTGACGAACAAGTCATCGCCGACCAGCTGGATCTGCTTGCCGAGTTTTTCGGTAATCAGTTTCCAGCCGGCCTGGTCGCCTTCGGCGAGACCGTCCTCGATGCTGATGATCGGATACTTGCCGCACCAGTCCGAATACAACTCGACCATGCCTGCGGCATCGAGCTTGCGGTTCTCACCCTTCAGGTCGTACACGCCATTCTCGAAAAATTCCGACGATGCGGGATCGAGCGCGATCCAGATCTGCTTGCCTGCCTTGTAACCGGCTGCATTGACGGCTTCGAGGATCACCTCGATCGCTTCTTCGTGCGTGCGCAGCGCCGGTGCGAAGCCGCCCTCGTCGCCCACCGCGGTGTTCATGCCGCGCTTTTTCAGTTGCGTCTTCAACGCATGAAAAACTTCGACGCCCGCGCGCAGCGCGTCGGAGAACCGATCGAAGCCCGCGGGCATCACCATGAATTCCTGCATGTCGAGCGGATTGTCGGCGTGCACCCCGCCGTTGATCACGTTCATCATGGGCACGGGCAGCACCGGCGCGCGATCGCCCGCCAAGTATTTCCACAGCGGCTGCTTGCGCGAGGCGGCGACCGCGTGCGCGGCGGCCAGCGACACGCCGAGTGTGGCGTTTGCACCCAGCCGCGACTTGTTCGGCGTGCCATCCAGCGCGATCAGCTTGTCGTCGAGACCTTTCTGGTCGGCCGCATCGAAGCCGGCCAGCGCCTTGACGATTTCGCCATTGACGTTCGCGACCGCCCTGGTCACACCCTTGCCGAGATAGCGCGACTTGTCGCCGTCGCGCAGTTCGACTGCTTCGCGGGTGCCGGTGGATGCGCCCGAGGGCACGATCGCGCGGCCGAATGCGCCGTCGCTCAACGTCACTTCGGCTTCGAGGGTTGGATTGCCGCGGCTGTCGAGGACTTCGCGGGCGTGGATGGATTGGATTTGGGTGCTCATTGGGGGGTCCGGGATTCCTGTTCCTGCTTTTCGCTCATACCGGCGGGATTGGGGGCGGGAAGCGGGGGGCGCAAAGACGATCGATCACGCGAACATGCAGCCACCCACGCGCGAAAGCGTCGAGGGTACGCGCCCCCGCTACCCATCCCCCATCCCCGAATTCTTTGCCACCGCATCCAGTTCTTTCAGCGTTTCCAGCAACGCTTCCATCTTGCCCAGCGGCCACGCATTCGGACCGTCGGACAATGCCTTGTCCGGATCGGGGTGCGTCTCCATGAACACGCCAGCGACGCCCACCGCGACCGCGGCGCGTGCCAGCACCGGCACGAATTCGCGCTGGCCGCCGGACTTCGTGCCCTGCCCGCCCGGCAATTGCACCGAGTGCGTGGCGTCGAACACCACCGGGCAATTCGTCTCGCGCATAACGCTGAGCGAACGCATGTCGGAGACGAGGTTGTTGTAGCCGAAGCTCGCGCCGCGCTCGCAGACAAGGATTTGATCGTTGCCGACCGCGCGCGCCTTCTCGACCACGTTCTGCATGTCCCACGGCGACAGGAACTGGCCCTTCTTGATGTTGACCGGCTTGCCGACGCGCGCGACCTTCTGGATGAAATCGGTCTGGCGGCACAGGAACGCCGGCGTCTGCAGCACGTCCACGACCTCGGCGACTTCGTCGAATGGCGTGTATTCGTGCACGTCGGTGAGCACCGGCACGCCGACCTGCTTCTTCACTTCGCCGAGGATGCGCAGGCCTTCGTCCATTCCGAGCCCGCGGAAGCTCTGCGATGAGGTGCGGTTGGCCTTGTCGAAGCTGGACTTGAAGATGAAGTGGATGCCGAGCTTGCCTGTGATTTCCTTCAGCGTGCCGGCGGTGTCGAGCTGCAGTTGCTCGGACTCGACCACGCACGGGCCGGCGATCAGGAAAAACGGGCGGTCGAGGCCGGCTTCGAAGCCACAGAGGTTCATGCGGATTGTCCCTCATCCGCCCTTCGGGCACCTTCCCCCGCAAGCGGGGGAAGGAAGAATTCATCGCGCTTCATCCCGCCGCTTCCTTCGCCAGCCGCGGTGCATCGCGCATCGCCTTGTACTCGCGCGCGGCCTGCACGAAGCCGTTGAACAGCGGATGACCGTCGCGCGGCGTCGAGGTGAATTCCGGATGGAACTGGCAGGCCAGGAACCACGGGTGCTTCTGCGCCGGCAGTTCGATGATCTCGACCAGATCATCCACCGACACGCCGGAGACCACCAGCCCGGCTTTCTCCAGCCGTTCGCGGTAGCGGTTGTTGAATTCGTAGCGGTGGCGATGGCGTTCGCGGATGGTGTCGGCGCCATACAGCTCGCGCGCGATCGTGCCCGCCTTCAGCAGGCACTCCTGCGCGCCGAGGCGCATGGTGCCGCCGAGGTCGGAGGCCTCGTCACGCTTTTGCACTTCACCCGAACCCTGCGTCCATTCCGTGATCAGCGCGATCACCGGGTCGGCGCAATCGCGATCGTTTTCCGTGGAACCCGCGCCGGCGATGCCCGCTGCATCGCGCGCGAATTCCACCACCGCGGCGTGCATGCCGTAGCAGATGCCGAAGTACGGAATGCCGCGCTCGCGCGCGTACTTCACGGTCTGGATCTTGCCCTCGAAGCCGCGCTTGCCGAAACCGCCGGGCACCAGGATCGCGTCGGCGTCGCGCAACACCGCGTCCGGGCCGCGCGTTTCGATGTCTTCGGAATCGACCCACTCGAGCTGCACGCGTGTCGCGTTGTGGATGCCGCCGTGGCGCAGCGCCTCGCCCAGCGATTTGTAAGCGTCCTTGTGTTCGACGTACTTGCCGATGATGAAGATGCGCACTTCGTCTTTGGGATTCTCGACTGCATCCACGGTGCGCTGCCACTGCGACAGGTCGGTCGGCTTTGCATCGAGGTGCAGGCGATCGATGACGATGTCGTCCAGTCCTTCCTTGTGCAGCCACAGCGGCAGCTTGTAGATCGTGTCGGCGTCGGCCGCGCTGATCACCGCGTTCTCCGGCACGTTGGTGAACAGCGCGATCTTGCGGCGCTCGTTCTCCGGCAGCGGTTCCTCGCAGCGGCACACCAGGATGTCGGGCTGGATGCCGAGCGCACGCAGTTCCTTCACCGAATGCTGCGTGGGCTTGGTCTTGATCTCGCCCGCGGCCTGGATGTACGGCACCAGCGTCAGGTGCATGAACAGCACCTTGTCGGCGCCGCGTTCGATGCGCAACTGGCGCGCGGCCTCGAGGAACGGCTGCGATTCGATGTCGCCCACCGTGCCGCCGATCTCGACCAGCGCCACGTCGAAACCGCGGGTGGCCTCGTCGATCGCGTGCTTGATCTGGTTGGTGATGTGCGGAATCACCTGCACGGTCGCGCCGAGATAATCACCGCGGCGTTCCTTGCGGATCACCGCCTCGTAGATCTTGCCGGTGGTGATCGAGTTCTTGCCCGACAGACGCGTGCGCACGAAGCGCTCGTAGTGGCCGAGGTCCAGGTCGGTTTCGGCGCCATCGTCGGTGACGTACACCTCGCCGTGCTGGAACGGGCTCATTGTGCCGGGATCGACGTTGATGTAGGGATCGAGCTTCATCAACGTCACGTTGAGGCCGCGGGCCTCGAGGATGGACGCCAGCGACGCCGACGCGATGCCCTTGCCAAGCGAGGACACCACGCCGCCGGTGACGAAAATCAGGGAGGTCATGGTCGGACCGTGTGTGGAAAGCGTCATTCTAGCGGCACGTCTCCGTGCATGCGAGCAGCACTCGCCCCCTTCGCCGGCGAGGAGGTCGCCGTGCAGCGGCGGGGGATGGTGTGCGGGACGCGCGTAACAAGAACCATCCCGCACTACGCGCGCGTTCGCTTCGCTCCGCCCCTTCGCAAGCGAAGGGGAAGAATCTTCATGCGCTAAGCTTGCGCGATGGAAACGCCAATCCTCACCACTGTTCCCGAACGCATCACGGCCTTGCGCGCCGCGATGCGCGAGCGCCACATCGCCGCCTGCATCGTGCCCACCGCCGATCCGCATCTTTCCGAATACCTGCCCGCGCACTGGCAGGTGCGCGAATGGCTGTCGGGCTTCACCGGTTCGGCCGGCACGCTGGTGGTGACCCCGGACTTTGCCGGCTTGTGGACGGACTCGCGCTATTTCTCGCAGGCCGAGCGGCAACTCGCCGGCAGCGGCGTGGAACTGGTGAAGTTGAACGTGCCGCACACACCCGAGCATGTGGAATGGCTGTGCGCGCGCCTGCACGCCGGCGACAAGGTGGCCTGCGCGGCGGACATGCTGTCGCTCGCGACCGAACGCGCGCTGCGCAGGCACTTGGCGCAACACGGTGCGGAACTGGTCGAGGACGACCTGCCCGCGGCGATCTGGAACGACCGTGCATCGCTGCCGCATGCGCCGGTGTACGAGCATCCGCTCGAGTTCGCCATCCGCGGTCGCGCCGAAAAGCTCGGCGATGTGCGCAAGAGCGTGCAGCAGGCTGGCGCCACGCACCATATCGTTTCGGCACTGGATGAAATCGCCTGGGTGCTGAACCTGCGCGGCAGCGACGTCGAATACAACCCCGTATTCCTCGCGCACCTGTTAATCGATGCAAGCGGTGCGACGTTGTTCGTCGACGTGAACAA
The genomic region above belongs to Rhodanobacteraceae bacterium and contains:
- a CDS encoding CTP synthase, which codes for MTSLIFVTGGVVSSLGKGIASASLASILEARGLNVTLMKLDPYINVDPGTMSPFQHGEVYVTDDGAETDLDLGHYERFVRTRLSGKNSITTGKIYEAVIRKERRGDYLGATVQVIPHITNQIKHAIDEATRGFDVALVEIGGTVGDIESQPFLEAARQLRIERGADKVLFMHLTLVPYIQAAGEIKTKPTQHSVKELRALGIQPDILVCRCEEPLPENERRKIALFTNVPENAVISAADADTIYKLPLWLHKEGLDDIVIDRLHLDAKPTDLSQWQRTVDAVENPKDEVRIFIIGKYVEHKDAYKSLGEALRHGGIHNATRVQLEWVDSEDIETRGPDAVLRDADAILVPGGFGKRGFEGKIQTVKYARERGIPYFGICYGMHAAVVEFARDAAGIAGAGSTENDRDCADPVIALITEWTQGSGEVQKRDEASDLGGTMRLGAQECLLKAGTIARELYGADTIRERHRHRYEFNNRYRERLEKAGLVVSGVSVDDLVEIIELPAQKHPWFLACQFHPEFTSTPRDGHPLFNGFVQAAREYKAMRDAPRLAKEAAG
- a CDS encoding Cell division protein DivIC (FtsB), stabilizes FtsL against RasP cleavage, producing the protein MLKWLALILIALLIGLQVKLWVGDGGMRDLRAIRARVAEQQAENAKLKQRNDALHADVEDLKHGQDAAEARARSQLGLIKPGEVFYQVVNGPARAASAGPSSASTVAPAPASSN
- a CDS encoding 5'-nucleotidase SurE; the protein is MRVLLSNDDGVDAPGILVLAEHLAELGEVIVVAPDRDRSGASNSLTLDQPVRVAQMEDGRYRVAGTPTDCVHLALSGLLDDEPDIVVSGINNSANLGDDVIYSGTVSAAMEGRFLGLPAIAVSLAGIGEQHDGRGHHFGSAARAVSLLMRRLLVDPLPADTILNVNVPDRPWVEITGFEVTRLGSRHRASPCIAQRDPRGRTVWWIGAAGDADDAGPGTDFDAVRRGFVSVTPIHVDLTRFQALENVSKWIGGLTAQLQGEQAA
- a CDS encoding Enolase — its product is MSTQIQSIHAREVLDSRGNPTLEAEVTLSDGAFGRAIVPSGASTGTREAVELRDGDKSRYLGKGVTRAVANVNGEIVKALAGFDAADQKGLDDKLIALDGTPNKSRLGANATLGVSLAAAHAVAASRKQPLWKYLAGDRAPVLPVPMMNVINGGVHADNPLDMQEFMVMPAGFDRFSDALRAGVEVFHALKTQLKKRGMNTAVGDEGGFAPALRTHEEAIEVILEAVNAAGYKAGKQIWIALDPASSEFFENGVYDLKGENRKLDAAGMVELYSDWCGKYPIISIEDGLAEGDQAGWKLITEKLGKQIQLVGDDLFVTNPAIFRDGIANHIANAILIKVNQIGTLSETLEAVAMADQAKYAAVMSHRSGETEDTTIADLAVATTSTQIKTGSLCRSDRIAKYNQLLRIEEQLGPEAKYAGRDAYPNLAALPV
- a CDS encoding Protein-L-isoaspartate O-methyltransferase is translated as MTHLFGVAATSARGHGMTSQRARDRLVATLRAEGIKDACVLDVIRTMPRHLFLDEALSARAYENNALPIGLGQTISQPWVVARMTELLIEHGTPKRVLEIGTGSGYQAAVLAQLVETVYTVERIEELLRKARRLFRNMKIENIRSRHDDGNIGWPAEAPFDAIVLTAAGESLPRALKDQLSDGGVLVAPLGPAGAQRLVRLRREGDEWHEEELEPVSFVPLLGGLG
- a CDS encoding 2-Keto-3-deoxy-D-manno-octulosonate-8-phosphate synthase, giving the protein MNLCGFEAGLDRPFFLIAGPCVVESEQLQLDTAGTLKEITGKLGIHFIFKSSFDKANRTSSQSFRGLGMDEGLRILGEVKKQVGVPVLTDVHEYTPFDEVAEVVDVLQTPAFLCRQTDFIQKVARVGKPVNIKKGQFLSPWDMQNVVEKARAVGNDQILVCERGASFGYNNLVSDMRSLSVMRETNCPVVFDATHSVQLPGGQGTKSGGQREFVPVLARAAVAVGVAGVFMETHPDPDKALSDGPNAWPLGKMEALLETLKELDAVAKNSGMGDG